One window from the genome of Poecilia reticulata strain Guanapo linkage group LG9, Guppy_female_1.0+MT, whole genome shotgun sequence encodes:
- the snx2 gene encoding sorting nexin-2 isoform X2 gives MADTARDPPPDRTDFHEVEDGEDLFPEPSAATPESQPASLSAVDISTNANGPKQDSFFDDDNEDLFAEATEEVSLDSPERDVLLSDGPSPAITPITPPTSVITPRIGHTHDDMFTHSSFDEIEEEEGGDSFDIHISVSDPEKIGDGMNAYMAYKVTTKSSMSLFKQRDFAVKRRFSDFLGLHSKLASKYLHIGYIVPPAPEKSIVGMTKVKVGKEDQSSNEFVEKRRSALERYLMRTVKHPILLKDPDVLQFLESTELPRAVNTQALSSAGILRMVNKAADAVNKMTIKMNESDAWFEEKQQHFENLDLQLKKLHASVESLVCHRKELSVNTAQFAKSAAMLGNSEDHTALSRALSQLAEVEEKIDQLHQDQANADLYLFSELLGDYVRLIGAVKGVFDHRMKTWQKWQDSQMLLQKKREAEAKLQFTNKPDKLQQAKDEIKELEGKVQQGERDFEQISKTIRKEVSRFEKERVKDFKMIIVKYLESLVQTQQQLIKYWEAFLPEAKAIS, from the exons ATGGCGGACACAGCCCGGGACCCTCCACCGGACCGAACCGACTTCCATGAGGTGGAGGACGGAGAGGACCTGTTCCCGGAGCCGAGCGCCGCCACCCCGGAG tCACAACCAGCCAGTCTGTCTGCGGTGGACATCAGCACCAACGCAAATGGACCCAAGCAGGACTCATTTTTTGATGATGACAACGAGGATCTGTTTGCAG aggcTACAGAGGAGGTGTCATTGGACAGTCCAGAGAGAGACGTTTTGCTGTCTGACGGCCCGTCGCCCGCCATCACTCCCATCACGCCCCCCACCTCAGTGATAACTCCTCGCATCGGCCACACACATGATGACATGTTCACACACTCCTCATTTGACGAa ATTGAAGAGGAAGAAGGTGGAGATTCATTTGACATCCACATATCAGTGTCAGATCCTGAGAAAATTG GTGACGGTATGAACGCATACATGGCCTACAAGGTGACAACGAAG TCCTCCATGTCTCTGTTTAAGCAGAGAGACTTTGCAGTTAAAAGGCGTTTCAGTGATTTTCTGGGTCTGCACAGTAAACTGGCCTCCAAGTACCTGCACATAGGCTACATCGTTCCTCCTGCACCAGAGAAAAGCATTGTGG GGATGACCAAAGTGAAAGTTGGGAAGGAGGATCAGTCATCCAACGAGTTTGTGGAGAAAAGGAGGTCCGCACTAGAGAG GTATCTGATGAGAACGGTCAAACATCCCATCCTGCTGAAGGATCCTGACGTCCTGCAGTTCCTGGAGAGCACCGAG CTGCCGCGCGCCGTCAACACCCAGGCTCTGAGCAGCGCCGGGATCCTGCGGATGGTCAACAAGGCCGCCGACGCCGTCAACAAGATGACCATCAAGATGAACGAGTCGGACGCC TGGTTCgaggaaaagcagcagcactTTGAGAATCTGGACCTGCAGCTCAAGAAACTTCACGCCAGCGTGGAGTCGCTCGTCTGTCACAGGAAAG AGCTGTCCGTAAACACGGCGCAGTTCGCCAAGTCGGCGGCCATGTTGGGGAACAGCGAGGACCACACGGCCCTGTCCAGAGCTCTGTCCCAGCTGGCCGAGGTGGAGGAGAAGATCGACCAGCTGCACCAGGACCAGGCCAACGCCGACCTGTACCTGTTCTCCGAGCTACTGGGCGACTACGTCCGGCTGATCGGCGCCGTCAAG GGGGTGTTTGACCACCGCATGAAGACGTGGCAGAAGTGGCAGGACagccagatgctgctgcagaagaAACGGGAAGCTGAAGCCAAACTGCAGTTCACCAACAAACCGGACAAACTGCAGCAGGCCAAAGACGAGATCAAAGAG ctggAGGGGAAAGTCCAGCAGGGCGAGAGAGACTTCGAGCAAATCTCCAAAACCATCCGCAAAGAAGTCAGCAGGTTCGAG AAGGAGAGAGTTAAGGACTTTAAAATGATCATCGTTAAATACCTGGAGTCGCTGgttcaaacacagcagcag CTCATTAAATACTGGGAAGCCTTCCTCCCTGAAGCCAAGGCCATCTCATAG
- the snx2 gene encoding sorting nexin-2 isoform X1, protein MADTARDPPPDRTDFHEVEDGEDLFPEPSAATPESQPASLSAVDISTNANGPKQDSFFDDDNEDLFAEATEEVSLDSPERDVLLSDGPSPAITPITPPTSVITPRIGHTHDDMFTHSSFDEIEEEEGGDSFDIHISVSDPEKIGDGMNAYMAYKVTTKSSMSLFKQRDFAVKRRFSDFLGLHSKLASKYLHIGYIVPPAPEKSIVGMTKVKVGKEDQSSNEFVEKRRSALERYLMRTVKHPILLKDPDVLQFLESTELPRAVNTQALSSAGILRMVNKAADAVNKMTIKMNESDAWFEEKQQHFENLDLQLKKLHASVESLVCHRKELSVNTAQFAKSAAMLGNSEDHTALSRALSQLAEVEEKIDQLHQDQANADLYLFSELLGDYVRLIGAVKGVFDHRMKTWQKWQDSQMLLQKKREAEAKLQFTNKPDKLQQAKDEIKEEIEELEGKVQQGERDFEQISKTIRKEVSRFEKERVKDFKMIIVKYLESLVQTQQQLIKYWEAFLPEAKAIS, encoded by the exons ATGGCGGACACAGCCCGGGACCCTCCACCGGACCGAACCGACTTCCATGAGGTGGAGGACGGAGAGGACCTGTTCCCGGAGCCGAGCGCCGCCACCCCGGAG tCACAACCAGCCAGTCTGTCTGCGGTGGACATCAGCACCAACGCAAATGGACCCAAGCAGGACTCATTTTTTGATGATGACAACGAGGATCTGTTTGCAG aggcTACAGAGGAGGTGTCATTGGACAGTCCAGAGAGAGACGTTTTGCTGTCTGACGGCCCGTCGCCCGCCATCACTCCCATCACGCCCCCCACCTCAGTGATAACTCCTCGCATCGGCCACACACATGATGACATGTTCACACACTCCTCATTTGACGAa ATTGAAGAGGAAGAAGGTGGAGATTCATTTGACATCCACATATCAGTGTCAGATCCTGAGAAAATTG GTGACGGTATGAACGCATACATGGCCTACAAGGTGACAACGAAG TCCTCCATGTCTCTGTTTAAGCAGAGAGACTTTGCAGTTAAAAGGCGTTTCAGTGATTTTCTGGGTCTGCACAGTAAACTGGCCTCCAAGTACCTGCACATAGGCTACATCGTTCCTCCTGCACCAGAGAAAAGCATTGTGG GGATGACCAAAGTGAAAGTTGGGAAGGAGGATCAGTCATCCAACGAGTTTGTGGAGAAAAGGAGGTCCGCACTAGAGAG GTATCTGATGAGAACGGTCAAACATCCCATCCTGCTGAAGGATCCTGACGTCCTGCAGTTCCTGGAGAGCACCGAG CTGCCGCGCGCCGTCAACACCCAGGCTCTGAGCAGCGCCGGGATCCTGCGGATGGTCAACAAGGCCGCCGACGCCGTCAACAAGATGACCATCAAGATGAACGAGTCGGACGCC TGGTTCgaggaaaagcagcagcactTTGAGAATCTGGACCTGCAGCTCAAGAAACTTCACGCCAGCGTGGAGTCGCTCGTCTGTCACAGGAAAG AGCTGTCCGTAAACACGGCGCAGTTCGCCAAGTCGGCGGCCATGTTGGGGAACAGCGAGGACCACACGGCCCTGTCCAGAGCTCTGTCCCAGCTGGCCGAGGTGGAGGAGAAGATCGACCAGCTGCACCAGGACCAGGCCAACGCCGACCTGTACCTGTTCTCCGAGCTACTGGGCGACTACGTCCGGCTGATCGGCGCCGTCAAG GGGGTGTTTGACCACCGCATGAAGACGTGGCAGAAGTGGCAGGACagccagatgctgctgcagaagaAACGGGAAGCTGAAGCCAAACTGCAGTTCACCAACAAACCGGACAAACTGCAGCAGGCCAAAGACGAGATCAAAGAG GAGATTGAGGAG ctggAGGGGAAAGTCCAGCAGGGCGAGAGAGACTTCGAGCAAATCTCCAAAACCATCCGCAAAGAAGTCAGCAGGTTCGAG AAGGAGAGAGTTAAGGACTTTAAAATGATCATCGTTAAATACCTGGAGTCGCTGgttcaaacacagcagcag CTCATTAAATACTGGGAAGCCTTCCTCCCTGAAGCCAAGGCCATCTCATAG
- the rnf214 gene encoding RING finger protein 214, protein MYASWETAAPDEEDGELGNRIQEEDLDLDLDLELAKMTVEDLIYKVQAVQTDSITTDTGVNTEPDWESQVAAVFQFGSQLKERYESLQREQEEEKEVQERHKVQLKKRREEGIRQHQALLEKLESLRVKLQLNNSKATRKNFESKKRELLTERNRAEEERNRLAKELEDSDRKLSALSEEQSEEQRRWAEELEQLRSEMERVKKEAAKAQLQALRDEIAAVEKQRDGAMSRIESWLKEVAQYLNTLRVEFPQQYHHDRGKWEKKEGLVRKSQAELQSRFQEVLQQLQQGRELESLPRINVPTLPHVPMADLKFRQVMQVVTQPPQVMPPPPPPLEKVLEKLGARFPQCGKPQLMSLLQQVKSSRGTLAGMSVEDLMEQVGFKLSQSERSAPGPISRPAPGPIQRPPPPTGPRKLCLMCQNHVDPENRHPLSCSHTIHRDCIQMWLQSSKNNSCPFCPGQ, encoded by the exons ATGTATGCTAGCTGGGAAACAGCTGCTCCTGATGAAGAGGACGGGGAGCTGGGAAACCGGATCCAGGAGGAGGACCTGGATCTAGACCTGGACCTGGAATTGGCTAAAATGACGGTAGAAG ACTTGATCTATAAGGTCCAGGCTGTGCAGACGGACAGCATCACGACGGACACCGGCGTCAACACGGAGCCAGACTGGGAGAGCCAGGTGGCTGCCGTGTTCCAGTTCGGCTCCCAGCTGAAGGAGCGCTACGAGAGTCTGCAgagggagcaggaggaggagaaggaggtgCAGGAGAGGCACAAAGTTcagctgaagaagaggagggaggaaggcATCCGGCAGCACCAG GCTCTGCTGGAGAAGCTGGAGTCGCTGCGGgtgaagctgcagctcaacAACTCCAAGGCCACCAGGAAAAACTTTGAGAGCAAGAAACGGGAGCTGCTGACGGAGAGGAACCGAGCGGAGGAGGAAAGGAACAG ACTGGCgaaggagctggaggacagCGACAGGAAGCTGTCGGCGCTGAGCGAGGAGCAGAGCGAGGAGCAGCGGCGCTGGGCggaggagctggagcagctgagGAGCGAGATGGAGCGGGTGAAGAAGGAGGCGGCCAAGGCGCAGCTGCAGGCCCTGCGGGACGAGATCGCCGCCGTGGAGAAGCAGAGAGACGGCGCCATGTCCCGCATCGAGTCCTGGCTCAAAGAG GTGGCGCAGTACCTGAACACCCTGCGGGTGGAGTTTCCTCAGCAGTACCATCACGACCGGGGGAAGTGGGAGAAGAAGGAGGGTCTGGTCCGGAAGAGCCAGGCGGAGCTGCAGAGCCGCTTCCAGGaggttctgcagcagctgcagcagggcAGGGAGCTGGAGTCCCTGCCCAGGATCAACGTGCCGACGCTGCCGCACGTCCCCATG GCTGACCTCAAGTTCAGACAGGTGATGCAGGTGGTGACCCAGCCCCCCCAAGTCATGCCGCCGCCACCGCCCCCC CTGGAGAAGGTTCTGGAGAAGCTGGGGGCCCGGTTCCCGCAGTGCGGCAAGCCGCAGCTGATgtcgctgctgcagcaggtgaaGAGTTCCCGCGGGACGCTGGCCGGGATGTCGGTGGAGGACCTGATGGAGCAGGTCGGCTTCAAGCTGAGCCAGAGCGAGCGCTCGGCGCCAGGGCCCATAAGCCGGCCCGCCCCGGGGCCCATCCAGAGGCCCCCGCCCCCCACCGGGCCCCGCAAGCTCTGCCTCATGTGCCAGAACCACGTGGACCCGGAGAACCGGCACCCGCTCAGCTGCTCACACACCATCCACAGAGACTGCATCCAGATGTGGCTCCAGTCCAGCAAGAACAACTCCTGTCCCTTCTGTCCGGGTCAGTAA